In the Gossypium arboreum isolate Shixiya-1 chromosome 10, ASM2569848v2, whole genome shotgun sequence genome, one interval contains:
- the LOC108487871 gene encoding exopolygalacturonase-like encodes MAFSLRNIVAFLALFHASIVVATLPSCQTCGSPEPSPPAPEPEAFPPEPEVPEPYPSELAPYPEPDQSPEPSEAPIDDDGVFDVTNYGAVADGGTECSSAFSAAWHAACDYPWNSTIYIPEGTFLVGPISFRGPCYNDRSPNVEIRGTLFALSSLSSFKSSYWISFKNLQGLTLIGGPEYGKLDGQGAVEAWKEPSCEKSARCKKLITSIDFINVSHATISNITLSNSKGFHLGLHGSKNIKIYNVKIIAPEDSPNTDGIHVSNSSNISIFSSTIGVGDDCVSIGPGSKNVSVSNIRCGPGHGISVGSLGKYKNEKDVVGINVRNCTINGTENGIRMKTWPGDRPSNAYNMTFEDIVMVNVSNPIIIDQEYCPSHKCKSNEPSMVKLKDIFIKNINGTYSTKSAVIFLCSSEAPCENVQLVNINLNYLVPNSPRQGRLNIKGFLNGLQVINSRF; translated from the exons ATGGCATTTAGTTTGAGAAACATAGTAGCTTTTTTAGCATTGTTTCATGCAAGTATTGTGGTGGCAACATTGCCTTCTTGCCAAACCTGTGGCTCACCTGAACCATCTCCTCCAGCACCTGAACCCGAAGCTTTTCCACCTGAACCGGAAGTACCCGAACCTTATCCCTCTGAACTGGCTCCTTATCCGGAACCTGATCAGTCTCCGGAACCAAGTGAGGCACCAATTGATGATGATGGTGTTTTTGATGTCACTAACTATGGAGCGGTGGCTGATGGTGGGACCGAATGTAGCTCG GCATTCTCTGCAGCATGGCATGCAGCATGTGATTATCCGTGGAACTCTACCATTTACATACCAGAAGGAACATTCTTGGTCGGTCCGATCTCATTTCGTGGCCCCTGCTATAACGATAGATCGCCTAACGTCGAGATCAGGGGAACATTATTTGCTCTAAGTAGCCTTAGTTCATTCAAGTCCTCCTATTGGATTTCATTCAAAAACCTCCAAGGGCTCACTCTTATTGGGGGACCCGAATACGGTAAACTCGATGGTCAAGGAGCCGTAGAGGCCTGGAAAGAGCCTAGCTGTGAGAAATCAGCAAGATGTAAGAAATTAATCACA TCAATAGATTTTATAAATGTTTCACATGCAACCATCAGCAATATCACATTGTCAAACAGCAAGGGCTTCCACTTAGGTCTGCATGGAAGCAAGAACATTAAAATCTACAATGTCAAAATTATTGCTCCTGAGGATAGCCCAAACACCGATGGCATCCATGTCAGTAACTCCTCTAACATAAGCATTTTCTCTTCGACAATCGGAGTCGGTGATGATTGTGTCTCCATAGGACCCGGTAGCAAGAATGTCTCGGTTTCCAACATCCGATGCGGTCCAGGCCATGGAATAAG TGTGGGCAGCCTTGGCAAGTATAAAAACGAGAAGGATGTGGTCGGGATCAACGTCCGAAACTGCACGATAAATGGCACAGAAAACGGTATTCGGATGAAGACATGGCCCGGAGACCGTCCAAGCAATGCTTACAACATGACATTTGAAGACATTGTGATGGTCAATGTCTCCAACCCCATAATCATAGACCAAGAATATTGTCCTTCACATAAATGCAAGAGTAATGAA CCTTCAATGGTGAAGCTTAAAGACATATTCATAAAGAACATCAATGGCACCTACAGCACCAAATCTGCAGTAATCTTTCTGTGCAGCTCAGAGGCTCCTTGTGAAAACGTTCAGCTTGTTAACATAAATCTCAACTATTTAGTGCCCAACAGTCCTCGCCAAGGTCGCTTGAACATTAAGGGGTTTCTTAATGGCTTACAAGTTATTAATTCTAGGTTTTAG
- the LOC108487870 gene encoding pyruvate kinase isozyme G, chloroplastic-like yields the protein MDHLACSSKIEQRCQCLESSWVKINVDGSVSKNNTKVAIGGVVRNLDEGWLMDFNMVTGMDEIFKIEAGAIVEGMKLAWLRCDIHVIVKIESADSIPNLYSIITASDGAMVARGDLGAELPIEEEEIIRTCRSMGKVVIAATNILESMIVHQTPTRAEVSDIAIAVREGADAVMLSGETAHRNKLLSF from the exons ATGGATCATTTGGCTTGCTCTTCTAAAATTGAACAAAGATGTCAGTGTCTTGAATCAAGTTGGGTCAAGATTAACGTTGATGGTTCTGTGTCAAAAAACAACACCAAAGTAGCAATCGGAGGAGTTGTGCGAAACTTAGATGAGGGGTGGTTGATGGATTTTAACATGGTAACAGGGATGGATGAGATATTCAAGATTGAAGCAGGAGCAATTGTTGAAGGGATGAAATTGGCTTG GTTGCGATGCGATATTCATGTTATTGTTAAAATTGAAAGTGCAGATTCTATTCCAAATTTGTATTCAATTATAACAGCATCTGATGGG GCAATGGTTGCAAGAGGAGATCTTGGTGCAGAGCTGCCAATTGAGGAG GAAGAGATCATTAGAACATGTCGAAGCATGGGGAAAGTTGTTATTGCGGCAACCAATATACTGGAAAGCATGATTGTTCACCAAACACCAACTAGAGCAGAGGTATCTGACATTGCCATTGCTGTTCGTGAGGGTGCTGATGCTGTCATGCTTTCTGGAGAAACGGCTCACAGAAATAAgttattgagtttttaa
- the LOC108489508 gene encoding uncharacterized protein LOC108489508, whose product MSSNYGKGSSGSLKSFDFDLGLGSGRPKSLNDQKNKTTSSFLSYSSATSAPSKPAWEPNKPSWTHQPAPNQASQAAISGPTSMVGDIFGKSWSSSGGNSSGIGIVNKNPNLFGDLVSSALGQGKSNRNSNVPLKNANPTPNSSSKNTYSMGNLVDSLPKSSGNWGNSSGYNNNSNGIGGSSNINVNINNSKNQNLGGASMKSMAGGAGGGGKSGIGSKDPFGSLVDFSSKPSGTLNSGSNKGNKANVAHDAFGDFQNASKPSTTAFPSSSFSAFEDFQNASKPSTMAFPSSGFGSTSNKKDSGLNMDNFGMPAKNVGSQSQTSVQSSGGDPLDMFFSSSSASGGSAQASGGGGGQQFSEVDDWGLDSEFGGAGGGNNGGSTTELEWLPPPPAGVTASSAKSKGIDNQKQGQYADAIKWLSWAVVLLEKTNDESGTMEVLSCRASCYKEVGEYKKAVADCSKVLEHDESNVSVLVQRALLYESMEKYKLGAEDLRTVLKIDPGNRIARSTVHRLAKMAD is encoded by the exons ATGAGCTCCAATTATGGGAAAGGTTCATCTGGTTCGCTAAAATCCTTCGATTTCGATCTCGGCCTCGGATCGGGCCGACCCAAATCCCTCAATGACCAAAAGAACAAAACCACTTCTTCCTTTTTATCTTATTCATCAGCAACATCTGCACCATCGAAGCCCGCATGGGAACCCAACAAACCGTCGTGGACCCATCAACCCGCCCCGAATCAGGCCAGCCAAGCCGCGATATCTGGTCCCACTTCCATGGTGGGAGACATCTTCGGGAAGAGCTGGTCCTCTTCGGGGGGTAATAGCTCTGGGATTGGAATTGTTAACAAGAACCCTAATTTGTTTGGAGATTTGGTTAGCTCTGCTTTGGGACAGGGAAAGAGTAATAGAAATTCTAATGTTCCTTTGAAAAATGCAAATCCAACTCCTAATTCTTCGAGTAAAAACACATATTCAATGGGGAATTTGGTTGATTCATTGCCCAAAAGTAGTGGAAATTGGGGAAATTCTAGTggatataataataatagcaatggTATTGGTGGTAGTAGTAATATTAATGTCAATATTAACAATAGTAAGAATCAGAATCTTGGGGGAGCTTCCATGAAAAGTATGGCTGGAGGAGCAGGAGGTGGAGGTAAAAGTGGGATTGGTTCTAAGGATCCTTTTGGTTCTTTGGTTGATTTTTCATCAAAACCGTCAGGGACCCTTAATTCAGGAAGTAATAAAGGAAATAAGGCAAATGTTGCACACGATGCATTTGGGGATTTTCAGAATGCTTCAAAACCGAGCACAACTGCATTTCCTTCTAGCAGTTTCAGTGCATTTGAGGATTTTCAGAATGCTTCAAAACCAAGCACAATGGCGTTTCCTTCTAGCGGTTTTGGTTCAACTTCGAATAAGAAGGATTCTGGTTTGAATATGGATAATTTTGGGATGCCTGCAAAGAATGTTGGATCTCAAAGTCAAACATCTGTTCAAAGCTCGGGCGGTGATCCTCTCGATATGTTCTTCTCGTCATCTTCAGCTTCTGGAGGTTCTGCTCAAGCATCTGGTGGAGGTGGAGGGCAGCAATTTTCTGAAGTTGATGATTGGGGATTGGATTCTGAGTTTGGAGGAGCAGGAGGAGGAAATAATGGTGGCTCAACAACAGAGCTTGAATGGCTTCCTCCTCCCCCGGCTGGGGTCACTGCATCTTCTGCGAAGAGCAAGGGTATCGACAACCAGAAGCAAGGGCAGTATGCTGATGCCATTAAGTGGCTGTCATGGGCAGTGGTTCTTCTTGAAAAGACAAATGATGAGTCTGGCACCATGGAGGTTTTATCATGTAGGGCTTCATGCTATAAAGAAGTTGGGGAGTATAAGAAGGCTGTAGCTGACTGTTCAAAG GTGTTAGAGCACGATGAGAGCAATGTGTCTGTCCTCGTACAGCGTGCACTCTTGTACGAAAGCATGGAGAAATACAAGCTTGGGGCAGAAGATCTGAGAACCGTTCTGAAGATTGATCCTGGTAATAGAATTGCAAGAAGTACTGTCCATCGCTTGGCTAAAATGGCGGACTAG